A region of the SAR202 cluster bacterium genome:
AAAGAAGGAGTGTATCAATCAGTAGCGGGTCCAGGCCGCCGTCATAACAGATTCCCTTCGACCAGGCTCAGGACAGGCTTCGACTATGGGCGAGTACAGCCTTCGCTCAGCAACCGTCTTTAGAGTTAGGCATAAATCACCTTAGGAGAAAGATGCCAAGGGGTCTTATGTTTGAGCATAGCGTTGAGGATGGTAAGGAGCTTGCGCATGCAGGCCACCAGGGCCACCTTCT
Encoded here:
- a CDS encoding IS110 family transposase — its product is KVALVACMRKLLTILNAMLKHKTPWHLSPKVIYA